From a single Lolium rigidum isolate FL_2022 chromosome 7, APGP_CSIRO_Lrig_0.1, whole genome shotgun sequence genomic region:
- the LOC124670662 gene encoding uncharacterized protein LOC124670662: MGLCMSSGAAAVAAVQADGLAASTAMVLLPTGELREYPPTATAARVLKDSVDAGTGWFMCDADAMGFDGAVAAVGGAEELRPGQIYFVLPTEARRNGLRREDIAALAVRASAALARTSSALPLVFAPPPEKACQAAAYKTVPALAAKRRQVARAKSAGRMQPRFAPDLSAILECDTSE; encoded by the coding sequence ATGGGGCTCTGCATGTCTAGCGGcgcggcagctgtggcggcggtgCAGGCCGATGGTCTGGCCGCGTCGACGGCGATGGTTCTGCTTCCGACGGGAGAACTGCGGGAGTACCCACCCACGGCTACAGCCGCGCGGGTTCTCAAGGACTCCGTCGACGCGGGAACCGGCTGGTTCATGTGCGACGCCGACGCGATGGGGTTCGACGGCGCCGTGGCTGCCGTGGGCGGGGCCGAGGAGCTCCGCCCGGGCCAGATCTACTTCGTGCTCCCCACGGAGGCGCGCCGCAACGGGCTCCGGCGGGAGGACATCGCCGCGCTCGCCGTCAGGGCGTCCGCCGCGCTCGCCAGGACGTCCAGCGCGTTGCCGCTCGTGTTCGCGCCTCCACCGGAGAAGGCCTGCCAGGCCGCCGCATACAAGACCGTGCCGGCGCTGGCGGCCAAGAGGCGGCAGGTGGCGCGCGCCAAGAGCGCCGGGAGGATGCAGCCGCGGTTCGCGCCGGATCTGAGCGCCATTCTCGAGTGCGACACGAGTGAGTGA